The following proteins are encoded in a genomic region of Chryseobacterium cucumeris:
- a CDS encoding ABC transporter ATP-binding protein, with the protein MEKILSVKNLTKKFKRVVVNNISFDVERGNVYGLLGPNGSGKSTTFGMLLSTINPTTGDWFWFGKKGTDPDTLKKIGAIIEQPNFYPYLSAETNLKIVAEIKQTPYSRIDEVLKTVNLYERRKDTFKTFSLGMKQRLAIASAMLNNPEVLILDEPTNGLDPEGIIQIREIISDIAKQGITIIIASHLLDEIEKICSHVIVLKEGNSIYCGRVDEMTSNNGYFELKADNNTLLLNALNELQWFSSINQEGDLIKAQIRDDASISASAMNQKLAEKGIYLSHLTKKKLSLESQFLELVKNTN; encoded by the coding sequence ATGGAAAAGATTTTATCAGTAAAAAATTTGACAAAAAAATTCAAAAGAGTTGTGGTCAACAATATTTCTTTTGATGTCGAAAGAGGAAATGTTTATGGCCTTTTGGGGCCGAACGGAAGCGGAAAATCCACTACTTTCGGGATGCTGCTTTCAACCATCAACCCTACGACCGGAGACTGGTTCTGGTTTGGCAAGAAAGGAACTGATCCTGACACCTTAAAAAAGATCGGAGCGATTATTGAACAGCCTAACTTTTATCCTTATCTAAGTGCAGAAACCAATCTTAAGATTGTCGCTGAAATTAAGCAAACACCCTACTCAAGGATTGACGAAGTTCTGAAAACGGTTAATCTGTATGAAAGAAGAAAAGATACTTTCAAAACTTTCTCTTTAGGAATGAAACAGCGTCTGGCTATTGCTTCTGCCATGCTGAACAATCCGGAAGTATTAATTTTGGATGAACCGACCAACGGACTGGATCCTGAAGGAATCATTCAGATCAGAGAAATCATCAGTGATATTGCCAAACAGGGAATCACCATTATCATTGCAAGCCATCTTCTGGATGAAATTGAAAAAATCTGCAGCCATGTCATTGTCTTGAAGGAAGGAAATTCCATTTACTGCGGAAGAGTGGATGAAATGACTTCCAACAACGGATATTTTGAGCTGAAAGCTGATAATAACACATTACTTTTAAATGCGTTGAACGAACTTCAGTGGTTCTCGTCCATCAATCAGGAAGGTGATCTTATCAAAGCTCAGATCCGTGATGACGCTTCTATTTCAGCTTCGGCAATGAATCAGAAACTGGCTGAAAAAGGAATCTATCTTTCTCATTTAACAAAGAAAAAACTGTCTCTTGAATCTCAATTCCTTGAACTTGTAAAAAACACCAATTAA
- a CDS encoding ABC transporter permease yields MIKLLKLEYYKNLNYKPFRVFTILYFAILIALLFIGLVDFDVFGGTINLKEQGIYNFPEIWNFTTWIVALLKIFLGLIIVFSISQEFSNRMFKQNTIDGLSRKEFITSKLLTISIFTIVSTAIVLGITLFLGYQYSNTTDSTKAFAEMFFIGNYFVKLFTFFCFLMFLSILLRKSVFVFLALFVFWISEGILTALETYSKVKGMQGPQRNEVLQNDFFISHLLPLESMSSLIPNPMMRLNMAKMMGLKYEFHYPTESLIACLVWCAVFIFGSYWILRKRDW; encoded by the coding sequence ATGATCAAATTATTAAAACTTGAATATTACAAAAACCTGAACTATAAACCTTTCAGAGTTTTCACGATACTTTATTTCGCCATTCTTATTGCTTTACTTTTCATTGGATTGGTTGACTTTGATGTTTTTGGAGGAACGATTAATTTAAAAGAACAGGGAATTTATAATTTCCCGGAAATCTGGAATTTCACCACATGGATTGTTGCTTTATTGAAAATTTTCCTTGGACTGATCATTGTTTTCTCTATTTCACAGGAGTTCAGCAACAGAATGTTCAAGCAAAACACGATTGACGGACTGAGCAGAAAGGAATTCATCACTTCAAAATTGCTGACGATAAGCATTTTCACTATTGTTTCAACAGCTATTGTATTGGGAATTACTTTGTTTCTGGGATATCAATATTCGAATACAACGGACTCTACCAAGGCTTTTGCTGAAATGTTCTTTATTGGAAATTATTTTGTGAAGCTATTTACGTTCTTTTGCTTCTTAATGTTCCTTTCCATTTTACTGAGAAAATCTGTTTTTGTTTTTCTTGCCCTTTTCGTTTTCTGGATTAGCGAAGGAATTTTAACCGCTCTTGAAACGTATTCAAAAGTAAAGGGAATGCAGGGACCGCAAAGAAATGAGGTTCTTCAGAATGATTTTTTTATCTCGCACCTTTTACCGCTGGAAAGCATGTCAAGCCTGATTCCTAACCCGATGATGAGATTAAATATGGCTAAAATGATGGGCTTAAAATATGAGTTCCACTACCCTACGGAAAGTCTTATTGCCTGTCTGGTATGGTGTGCTGTTTTCATCTTCGGTTCGTACTGGATTCTGAGAAAAAGAGATTGGTAG
- the msrB gene encoding peptide-methionine (R)-S-oxide reductase MsrB, which translates to MKNILIALGIILGIAVFASESGLFRKAKSNVVEIKKENEEIMDNKNVKEIYFAGGCFWGTEHFFQQIRGVVGTEVGYANGNTKNPTYEEVVSHTTGFAETVKVKYDPEQVDLKLLIDLYFKTIDPTSKDQQGNDRGNQYRTGIYFTDKTDEAVVKAEVQKLAKNYHKPVVVETIPLKNFYRAEDYHQDYLDKNPGGYCHIEPGLFEMAKKANPLPKPAYQKQDKKVLKEKLTAEQYNVTQENGTERPFQNEYWNETREGIYVDITTGEPLFVSTDKFESGCGWPSFSKPITKGLIDEKLDRSHGMDRVEVRSKTGDAHLGHVFTDGPQDKGGLRYCINSASLKFIPKAEMESKGYGKYLPLLDKK; encoded by the coding sequence ATGAAGAATATATTAATTGCACTCGGAATTATTCTGGGTATAGCAGTATTTGCTTCGGAATCAGGGCTTTTCAGAAAAGCAAAGTCCAATGTGGTGGAAATAAAAAAAGAAAATGAGGAAATTATGGATAACAAGAACGTTAAAGAGATTTATTTTGCAGGTGGATGTTTCTGGGGAACAGAACATTTTTTTCAACAGATTCGTGGCGTGGTAGGAACAGAAGTTGGTTATGCCAACGGTAATACCAAAAATCCTACTTATGAAGAAGTCGTAAGCCATACAACAGGTTTCGCAGAAACCGTAAAAGTAAAATATGATCCTGAACAGGTAGATCTGAAACTATTGATTGATCTGTATTTTAAAACCATTGATCCTACAAGCAAGGATCAGCAGGGAAATGACAGAGGAAACCAGTACAGAACAGGAATTTATTTCACTGATAAAACAGATGAAGCGGTGGTAAAAGCGGAAGTTCAGAAGCTGGCAAAGAATTATCATAAACCAGTAGTCGTAGAAACTATTCCATTGAAAAATTTCTACAGAGCAGAAGACTATCATCAGGATTATCTGGATAAAAATCCAGGCGGTTACTGTCATATTGAACCGGGACTTTTTGAAATGGCCAAAAAAGCCAACCCGCTTCCAAAACCGGCTTACCAAAAGCAGGATAAAAAAGTTTTAAAAGAAAAACTGACAGCAGAACAGTATAATGTTACCCAGGAAAACGGTACCGAGAGACCTTTTCAGAATGAGTACTGGAACGAAACCCGTGAAGGAATTTATGTAGATATTACAACAGGGGAACCTTTGTTTGTCTCTACCGATAAATTTGAATCAGGATGCGGATGGCCAAGTTTTTCAAAACCGATTACCAAAGGTTTGATTGATGAAAAACTGGATCGTTCCCATGGTATGGATAGAGTAGAAGTAAGAAGTAAAACGGGGGATGCCCACTTGGGACACGTTTTCACAGACGGGCCGCAGGATAAAGGAGGACTTCGTTACTGTATCAACAGTGCTTCACTGAAATTTATTCCGAAAGCGGAAATGGAAAGCAAAGGATACGGAAAATATCTTCCGTTGTTAGATAAAAAATAA
- a CDS encoding DUF417 family protein, giving the protein MVGTVQESKKQSARTGYYISLFGAALILLWIGIFKFTPTEAAAIKPLVENHFLTFFVYKIMSAQAVSNLIGVIEIIIALLLIFSAKFAVLKKYAGVGMMVTFLVTLSYLFTTPGMWKIVDGVPVTDFFILKDLMFLGFGVMIIQNNK; this is encoded by the coding sequence ATGGTCGGAACAGTACAGGAATCAAAAAAACAATCAGCCCGAACCGGGTATTATATCTCCCTTTTTGGAGCAGCTCTTATTTTGCTGTGGATTGGCATCTTCAAATTTACGCCTACGGAGGCTGCAGCAATAAAACCTTTGGTGGAAAACCATTTCTTAACTTTTTTCGTATATAAGATTATGAGTGCCCAGGCAGTGTCAAATCTTATCGGAGTGATAGAAATTATCATTGCCTTACTCCTGATATTTAGTGCGAAATTTGCTGTACTGAAAAAGTATGCAGGGGTAGGAATGATGGTAACTTTTCTGGTGACATTAAGCTATTTGTTTACAACACCGGGAATGTGGAAAATAGTGGACGGAGTGCCTGTGACGGATTTCTTTATTCTGAAAGACCTTATGTTTTTAGGATTTGGAGTAATGATCATTCAAAATAATAAGTAA
- a CDS encoding sigma-70 family RNA polymerase sigma factor — MTKDEELKSWIEQYSGPLLKRALYVLSNKEDAQDVVQEVFLAAYSAYDSFEGKSNALTWLMAILNRKVADFYRKKYKSEPNIRLDHFFDETGSWKHNDVLNNWNVSGEGDELLDNKDFNKTLEECIEELPSKWKILLKMYYIEEKKAPEVSQELNVSTTNLWKILQRSRMQLRECLEFNWFSKS; from the coding sequence ATGACAAAAGATGAAGAGCTGAAAAGCTGGATAGAACAGTATTCAGGGCCGCTTTTGAAGCGGGCACTGTATGTACTTTCGAATAAAGAAGATGCACAGGATGTGGTTCAGGAAGTTTTTCTTGCAGCTTATTCTGCTTATGATTCTTTTGAAGGGAAAAGTAATGCGCTTACGTGGCTGATGGCTATTCTGAATAGAAAAGTTGCAGATTTTTACCGGAAAAAATACAAATCTGAACCCAATATCCGACTCGATCATTTTTTTGATGAAACAGGATCATGGAAACATAATGATGTTTTAAATAACTGGAATGTATCAGGAGAAGGGGATGAGCTTTTAGACAACAAGGATTTTAATAAAACACTCGAGGAATGTATTGAGGAATTGCCCTCCAAATGGAAGATTCTGTTGAAAATGTATTATATTGAAGAAAAAAAAGCACCGGAAGTCAGTCAGGAATTGAATGTTTCCACGACTAATCTATGGAAGATTTTGCAGAGAAGCCGCATGCAGCTCAGAGAATGTCTGGAGTTTAACTGGTTTTCAAAATCATAA
- the alaS gene encoding alanine--tRNA ligase, with product MTSQEIRQKFLDYFKSKEHLIVPSAPIVLKDDPTLMFSNSGMTQFKDFFLGYKTPTAPRIADTQKCLRVSGKHNDLDDVGRDTYHHTMFEMLGNWSFGDYFKKEAIAFAWELLTEVYGIPKENLYVTIFEGDASENLDRDQDAYDFWKSHISEDRIINGNKKDNFWEMGESGPCGPCSEIHVDLRTPEEKAKVSGLELVNNDHPQVVEVWNLVFMEFNRKADKSLEKLPAQHVDTGMGFERLCMALQGKSSNYDTDVFTPLIAKVEELSGKKYTGILQDEKDIAIRVVVDHIRAVSFAIADGQLPSNGGAGYVIRRILRRGISYSYRFLDMKEPFLYKLVAVLQEQMGTFFPEIEKQGKLVAEVIKSEEDSFLKTIENGLIRVEKLIQQTIANNQKVLPSEEVFELYDTYGFPDDLTRIIAEEKGLTIDEAGFKAEMEKQKLRSKADSAQKVYDWVTLEERDENFVGYDQIESETYITRYRKVENKDGEFYQVVLSSSPFYPEGGGQVGDKGVLENAVESFEVLETKKENGLIISLINGLPKDAGAVFYAKVNASERKNSQANHSVTHLLHEALREVLGTHVEQKGSYVGPDYLRFDFSHFNKMTEEELALIEQKVNKKIKESIALQEFRNIPIQEALDKGAMALFGEKYGDSVRMIQFGSSKELCGGTHVKNTSEIGHFKITSEGSAAAGIRRIEAISGDKSEEYFNNLEKQITELSQLLKSKDVVRSIEKLIEENTSLKAEVDALKKEKAKGEIGEWKNSYEQKGNKQLLVKKTSLDAGSVKDIVFQLKREIPSSVTIILSDADGKPMITVGVSDDLAADYQAGAIVKDLAKEIQGGGGGNPGFATAGGKNLEGLENAYQKALNI from the coding sequence ATGACATCACAAGAGATACGTCAAAAATTTTTAGATTATTTTAAAAGTAAGGAGCATTTAATCGTTCCTTCAGCTCCTATTGTGCTGAAAGACGACCCTACCCTTATGTTTTCCAACTCCGGAATGACGCAGTTCAAGGATTTTTTCCTTGGCTACAAAACCCCTACCGCCCCTAGAATTGCCGATACACAGAAGTGTCTGAGAGTTTCAGGGAAGCACAATGACCTGGATGATGTAGGGAGAGATACTTACCACCACACTATGTTTGAAATGTTGGGAAACTGGTCTTTCGGGGATTACTTCAAAAAAGAGGCTATTGCTTTTGCCTGGGAATTACTGACTGAAGTATACGGAATTCCAAAAGAAAATTTATACGTAACGATTTTTGAAGGGGATGCTTCAGAAAATCTGGACAGAGACCAGGATGCTTATGACTTCTGGAAATCTCATATTTCAGAAGACAGAATCATCAACGGAAATAAAAAAGATAACTTCTGGGAAATGGGTGAAAGCGGACCATGCGGACCGTGTTCAGAAATCCATGTTGACTTGAGAACACCTGAAGAGAAAGCGAAAGTTTCCGGACTTGAATTGGTAAATAATGACCACCCTCAAGTAGTTGAAGTATGGAACCTGGTTTTCATGGAATTCAACAGAAAGGCAGATAAATCTTTAGAGAAGCTTCCTGCTCAGCACGTAGATACGGGAATGGGCTTTGAGCGTCTTTGTATGGCGCTTCAAGGGAAGTCTTCCAACTATGATACGGATGTTTTCACTCCGCTTATTGCTAAAGTTGAGGAACTTTCAGGTAAAAAATATACCGGAATTTTACAAGACGAAAAGGATATTGCGATCCGTGTTGTGGTAGACCACATCAGAGCAGTTTCCTTTGCTATTGCAGACGGACAATTACCTTCCAACGGAGGTGCGGGGTATGTTATCAGAAGAATTTTAAGAAGAGGAATTTCTTATTCTTACCGATTCCTGGATATGAAAGAGCCTTTCCTTTACAAACTGGTAGCTGTACTGCAGGAGCAGATGGGAACTTTCTTCCCGGAAATCGAAAAACAGGGAAAACTTGTTGCTGAAGTGATCAAAAGTGAAGAAGATTCTTTCTTAAAAACTATTGAAAACGGTCTGATCAGAGTAGAAAAACTGATCCAGCAGACTATTGCCAATAATCAGAAGGTATTACCAAGTGAAGAAGTTTTTGAACTGTATGATACTTATGGTTTCCCTGATGACTTAACAAGAATTATTGCTGAGGAAAAAGGATTAACAATTGATGAAGCTGGTTTCAAAGCTGAAATGGAGAAACAGAAGCTTCGTTCAAAAGCTGATTCTGCCCAGAAAGTTTACGACTGGGTCACTTTGGAGGAAAGAGATGAAAACTTTGTAGGATATGATCAGATTGAATCCGAAACCTATATTACAAGATACAGAAAGGTAGAAAATAAAGACGGAGAATTTTACCAGGTGGTATTAAGCAGCTCTCCTTTCTATCCTGAAGGAGGTGGACAGGTTGGAGACAAAGGTGTTCTTGAAAATGCGGTTGAAAGCTTTGAAGTATTGGAGACTAAGAAGGAAAACGGATTGATTATTTCGTTGATCAATGGTCTTCCAAAAGATGCCGGTGCTGTTTTCTATGCTAAAGTAAACGCTTCCGAAAGAAAAAATTCTCAGGCCAACCACTCTGTAACTCACCTTCTGCACGAGGCTTTAAGAGAGGTGTTAGGAACTCACGTAGAACAGAAAGGTTCTTATGTTGGTCCTGATTATCTTCGTTTCGACTTCTCTCATTTCAACAAAATGACAGAAGAAGAATTAGCACTTATTGAACAAAAAGTAAATAAAAAGATCAAAGAAAGTATTGCTTTACAGGAATTCAGAAATATTCCGATTCAGGAAGCTCTGGATAAAGGAGCAATGGCTTTATTTGGTGAAAAATATGGTGACAGTGTGAGAATGATCCAGTTTGGAAGTTCAAAAGAACTTTGCGGAGGAACTCACGTAAAAAATACCAGCGAAATCGGGCACTTTAAAATCACTTCCGAAGGCTCTGCTGCTGCGGGAATCAGAAGGATTGAGGCTATTTCGGGAGACAAATCTGAAGAGTATTTCAACAATCTTGAAAAACAGATCACTGAACTTTCTCAGTTATTAAAGTCTAAAGATGTGGTAAGATCAATCGAAAAACTGATCGAAGAAAATACTTCATTGAAGGCTGAAGTAGATGCTCTTAAAAAGGAAAAAGCAAAAGGAGAAATCGGAGAATGGAAGAATTCATATGAGCAGAAAGGCAATAAACAGCTTTTAGTAAAGAAAACTTCTCTGGATGCAGGTTCTGTAAAAGACATCGTTTTCCAACTGAAGAGAGAAATCCCGTCTTCGGTAACGATTATTCTTTCTGATGCAGACGGAAAACCAATGATTACCGTTGGAGTTTCTGATGATCTGGCTGCGGATTACCAGGCTGGAGCTATCGTAAAAGACCTTGCTAAAGAAATCCAAGGTGGTGGTGGTGGAAACCCAGGTTTCGCTACTGCTGGTGGTAAAAACCTTGAAGGGTTAGAAAACGCTTACCAAAAAGCTTTGAATATTTAA